The proteins below come from a single Rhodococcus sp. WMMA185 genomic window:
- the map gene encoding type I methionyl aminopeptidase — protein sequence MSVRTALSPGTVSPVLAVPTSIERPEYAWKPTANEGNEPWVQTPETIEAMRVAGKIAAQALQEAGKAVAPGVTTDELDRIAHEYMIDHGAYPSTLGYKGFPKSCCTSLNEVICHGIPDSTVIEDGDIVNIDVTAYIGGVHGDTNATFLAGDVAEENRLLVERTREATMRAIKAVKPGRELNVIGRVIESYANRFGYGVVQDFTGHGIGETFHNGLVILHYDQPNVDTVIEPGMVFTIEPMINLGDIGWEIWDDDWTVVTKDRKWTAQFEHTIVVTDTGSEILTLP from the coding sequence ATGTCTGTCCGCACTGCACTGAGCCCTGGAACCGTGTCTCCGGTCCTCGCCGTCCCGACGAGCATCGAGCGTCCCGAGTATGCGTGGAAGCCCACGGCGAACGAAGGCAACGAACCTTGGGTGCAGACACCCGAGACCATCGAGGCAATGCGGGTAGCGGGCAAGATTGCTGCGCAGGCCCTGCAGGAGGCCGGCAAGGCGGTGGCGCCCGGTGTCACCACCGACGAACTGGACCGCATCGCCCATGAGTACATGATCGACCATGGCGCCTACCCGTCAACGCTCGGCTACAAGGGTTTCCCCAAGTCGTGCTGCACGTCGCTCAACGAGGTCATCTGCCACGGTATCCCGGACTCGACGGTGATCGAGGACGGGGACATCGTCAACATCGACGTCACCGCGTACATCGGTGGAGTGCACGGCGACACCAATGCCACGTTCCTCGCAGGTGACGTTGCGGAGGAGAACCGCCTGCTGGTCGAGCGAACCCGCGAAGCCACGATGCGTGCGATCAAGGCGGTCAAGCCGGGCCGCGAGCTCAACGTGATCGGCCGCGTCATCGAGTCGTACGCCAACCGTTTCGGTTACGGCGTCGTACAAGATTTCACCGGCCACGGCATCGGCGAGACCTTCCACAACGGCCTGGTGATCCTGCACTACGACCAGCCCAACGTCGACACCGTCATCGAACCGGGCATGGTGTTCACGATCGAACCGATGATCAACCTCGGCGACATCGGCTGGGAGATCTGGGACGACGACTGGACCGTTGTCACCAAGGACCGCAAGTGGACGGCTCAGTTCGAGCACACCATCGTCGTCACGGATACCGGCAGCGAGATCCTCACCCTGCCTTGA